The stretch of DNA ATTCCCATTGGTGAGGACGTGGGCCCCTGGCGCGTGGTGGACTACTGCGGCCAGGGCTCCTACGGGATTGTCTACCGGGTCGAGCGGAGGGGGCGCGAGTGGGAGGGCTACTTCGCGCTGAAGCTGGCGTTGCACCCGCTGAGCCCGCGGTTCGAGCGGGAGGTGGAGCTGCTCGGGCGCGTGGACCACCCGCACGTGCCACGGCTGCATGACCGGGGCTGGTGGACGGTGCACGGGGGCGTGGCCTTTCCGTACCTGGTCATGGACTGGGTGGACGGGTGGACGCTGTATGAGTGGGGCTACCGGCACTCGCTCACCTCGCGGCAGGCGCTGCGGTTGCTCGCGCAAGTGGCGCGCGCCCTGGAGGCGGTCCACGCGGCGGGCGGCGTACACCGGGATGTGAAGGGCGAGAACATCATGGTGCGGCGCGACGACGCGCACGCGATGCTGCTGGACTTTGGCTCCTGCACGTACCAGGGGGCGCGGCAGCTCACGCACCATCCGCCGCCGCCGGGGACGCCGCAGTACCAGAGCCCCGAGTGCGTGTGCTTCCAGTGGGACACCCTGCGGCACCCCACGGCGCACTATGACTCCCAGCCCGCGGATGATGTGTATGCGCTGGGCGTGACGGCCTACCGCCTCGTGATGGGGCAGTTTCCGCCCGTGGCCATGGAGATGCGGGAGACAGCGGATGGCCTCCTGCCCTTCTATCCGCCGGTGGAGGCTCCCGCGAAGCAGAGGAATGTGAGCCCGGAGCTGTCCCGGCTCATTCTGCGGATGCTCTCGCGCGAGCCCTCGAAGCGAGGCAGTGCCGCGCAGATGGCGCTGGCGCTCGAACGGGCCGCCAGGCGCGCGGGGCGGCGGGCGGATCAGCGGATTGCACCGATTGCTGCGAAGCCGTACGGAAGGTTCGCGGCATGGCGCGCTGCCTGGAGTCCGGCCCTCTCGTGGTGGCTCCCCGGGGTGGCGCTGGGGCTCGTTCTGGGCTTGGGCATTGAATTCAAGCCCTGGAAGGCTCCATTCCGGGCAGTGCTTCCCGTGCGCGTGGCCCAGGAAAGCCGAAGCATGGGCCGGGAGGATGGCGGCTCCGTGGGACTCGCGGACGCGGCGGTCCCAGGGGCCGGGAGCGAGGAGGCGCTGGAGTTCGTGCAGGACGGCATCCTGCTCAACATGCCCAAGAAGCCGCTGCCCGGGCAGAGCCGCCCGCCGTGCGACAAGCCCGAGGTGGAGATCAACGAAGGCTGCTGGGTCCGGTTGCTCGACGCCGTCCCGCCCTGTGGTGACCGCAGATACGAGTGGAAGGGCAAGTGCTACAAGCCAACGATTGACCCGCCTCGCCCTTCCACCTCGGAGCCGCCGTAAGAGCGCCTAACAAAAGTCAGGTTTGAAAGGGAGGGTGGACGGGAGTCGAGCCCATGAGCACCTGGGCTCCATGGCTCGCGACCTCGTACCTGATGCGCTGTGGGAGCGAGTGGCTCCGCTGCTTCCGGCTCCCAAGAAGAAGAAGAAGCCCGGCCGCCCCCGGGTGGATGAGAGAGCCGCCTTGGAGGCTATCGTCTTCGTGCTCAGGACCGGCATTCCCTGGGAGATGCTGCCGACCAAGCAGTTCGGCCTGTCGGGGATGACTGCTTGGCGACGCCTGGAGCAGTGGACGCGTGCAGGGGTGTTCGAGCAGCTCCAGCGCCTGCTCCTCAACGAGCTGGGCCAGCGTGGCCAGGTCGACTTCAGCCGTGCATCGATTGACTCCTCCACGGTGCGAGCCTCCAAAGGGGGGCACTCACGGGCAAGAGCCCGACGGACCGAGCGAAGGCGGGCAGTAAGCATCATCTTCTCGTCGATAGAAGAGGGCTTCCGCTGGCCGAGAGTCTGACAGGAGCCAACGTCCACGACACGCACCAGCTGTTCCCGCTGCTGGAGGCTGTGCCCGAGGTGAAGCAACCGCGAGGTCCTCCCTGTCACCGGCCCGACAAGCTGCACGCCGACAAGGCGTACGCCTCGCGTAAGAACCGTCGTGGCTTGCGTCGGTGCGGCATCACCCCACGCATTGCACGGCCCGGCATTGAGTCGAAGCAACGGCTGGGGCAGCACCGGTGGGTGGTGGGGCGGACCAACGCGTGGCTCCACCGCCAAAGGCGTCTGCGTGTGCGCGATGAGCGGCGCGACGATGTCCACTTCAGCCTCCTTGTTCTGGGCTGCTGCCTGATTCTCTTCCGGAGCCTCAATCCTGACTTTTGTTAGGCGCTCTTAGCTCAAGACTACGAGAGAACGGAGAAGTCCTCTGAAGCCTTCGTCTACTTGGGAATGATTCGACTGATGCTGCGCCGCCTCGCCTGATTGTCTTGGCTCAACACCCCTTATGGCTTTCTACCTTATGTCGGATACTCGCAGGTAGAGAGAGGTTCTGTTAGGAGGCAGGAGGAAATAAGTTTTCTGAGAGCAATTGACCTCCCGAGCGAGCGTTCTGCTCGAATCGGCAAAGTTATTTCCTCCAGTCTCCTTACTGCCGGTCGCCAAGAAGAAGGCCGACCGCCCTCATGCCGAAGATTGAGCGTCCTTGGACGCCATCGTCTTCATTCTGACGATGCTTGGAGCAGCGAACGCGTGCGGGGGGCAAGTAATTCCAGCGCGCTTCTCAACGAATTGGGTCAGAAATGCCGGGTAGACTTGTGTCGCACCTCAAGCGACTTCTCGTCCGTGCGAGCCTGCAGAAAGTGCCCTCACGGACAAGTAGTGTCCCCGGCTCAGCAAGAAGTTATCTAACGCCTCTGCTGAATCGGGTTGCTTCAGGTGAAAGAGTTGTAGAACTCAGGGGGATTGGACGAGTCGTGCCAGCACGCGCTCGCTGTTGGTGCTTGGCGAGACATGGGATCCGCGGTAGACCACAAGCGACATCTCTGCCCCCATGGACGTCAAGACAGGCTCGCGCTCGTCTGCTGAATCGTCAGAAATGGCGAAGCCGCTCGTGTCGAGTAACGTGCCCGACTCGCTCATTCGCGCGCCAAAAATATCAGAGAAACCAGTGCCGCTACGATAGTCTTGCCATACAACAAGGAAGTTTGTCCCATCGTAAGTTATCTTGGGAATGTGTTGTCCGTTGGTGGCGGTAGAGATGGCAATGCCACCTGTATCGCTTACCGTGCCGTTGCTGGCTACCTTCGCACCGTAGATGTCGTAGCTGCTGCTGCGGCCATCCTGCCAAACAATTAGGAAATTCATCCCGTTGTGAGTCACGGAGGGAAAGGATTGGTAATTGACAGCGGTAGAGATAGCGATGCCGCTGGTGTCAATTACCTTTCCATCGCTACTTCTTACTCGTGAACCGTAAATGTCTGAGTCAGAGATAGGGTAGTCTTCGCGGGCAATGCGATGATCCTGCCAGACGACAAAAAAATTGTCTCCGTTATGCGTTACCGCAGGATGCTCTTGAGATTTGGGAGCATTGGAAATAGGCATGCCATCGGTTTCGATAACCATACCAGAATTGGTTACTCGTGCGCCGTAGATGTCAGATTCGGAGTACTCGTTGTTGTCAGTGTCGTTGCGGTAGTCTTGCCACACGACCAAGAAGTTCGTTCCGTCATAGGCTATTTCAGGATTTTCCTGGTTGGAGGAGGCCTTGGAAATAGGAAGACCGTCGGTTTCAAGAACCGCACCGGAACCGCTCACTCTCGCGCCATAGATATCGTTGAACCCATTGCGATTGTCCTGCCATGCAACGAGGAAGGTTGTTCCGCCAAAGGCTACAGCAGGGTTGTGTTGGTATGATGATTTAACGGAAATGGTAATGCCGCTGTGATCGAGAACTTCTCCAACTTCATTCGCCAAGACTCCATAAATGTTGGAATAGCCGCTGCGTCGATCCGACCATACGATCAGAAAATTCGTTCCATCGTGAGCCACGGCGGGGGTGTACTGGCCATTGGCTGAGGTGGAGATAATGTTGTTGCTGG from Stigmatella aurantiaca encodes:
- a CDS encoding serine/threonine protein kinase, which codes for MDPTTIPIGEDVGPWRVVDYCGQGSYGIVYRVERRGREWEGYFALKLALHPLSPRFEREVELLGRVDHPHVPRLHDRGWWTVHGGVAFPYLVMDWVDGWTLYEWGYRHSLTSRQALRLLAQVARALEAVHAAGGVHRDVKGENIMVRRDDAHAMLLDFGSCTYQGARQLTHHPPPPGTPQYQSPECVCFQWDTLRHPTAHYDSQPADDVYALGVTAYRLVMGQFPPVAMEMRETADGLLPFYPPVEAPAKQRNVSPELSRLILRMLSREPSKRGSAAQMALALERAARRAGRRADQRIAPIAAKPYGRFAAWRAAWSPALSWWLPGVALGLVLGLGIEFKPWKAPFRAVLPVRVAQESRSMGREDGGSVGLADAAVPGAGSEEALEFVQDGILLNMPKKPLPGQSRPPCDKPEVEINEGCWVRLLDAVPPCGDRRYEWKGKCYKPTIDPPRPSTSEPP
- a CDS encoding IS5 family transposase (programmed frameshift), with translation MARDLVPDALWERVAPLLPAPKKKKKPGRPRVDERAALEAIVFVLRTGIPWEMLPTKQFGLSGMTAWRRLEQWTRAGVFEQLQRLLLNELGQRGQVDFSRASIDSSTVRASKGGPLTGKSPTDRAKAGSKHHLLVDRRGLPLAESLTGANVHDTHQLFPLLEAVPEVKQPRGPPCHRPDKLHADKAYASRKNRRGLRRCGITPRIARPGIESKQRLGQHRWVVGRTNAWLHRQRRLRVRDERRDDVHFSLLVLGCCLILFRSLNPDFC